The following are encoded together in the Pleurocapsa sp. FMAR1 genome:
- a CDS encoding ATP-dependent Clp protease ATP-binding subunit, with protein sequence MFERFTEKAIKVIMLAQEEARRLGHNFVGTEQILLGLIGEGTGVAAKVLKSMGVNLKDARIEVEKIIGRGSGFVAVEIPFTPRAKRVLELSLEEARQLGHNYIGTEHLLLGLIREGEGVAARVLENLGVDLSKVRTQVIRMLGETAEVAAGSGGTPGRNKTPTLDEFGSNLTQMAAEGKLDPVVGRQKEIERVIQILGRRTKNNPVLIGEPGVGKTAIAEGLAQRITNRDIPDILEEKRVVTLDIGLLVAGTKYRGEFEERLKKIMDEIRQAGNVILVIDEVHTLIGAGAAEGAIDAANILKPALARGELQCIGATTIDEYRKHIERDAALERRFQPVQVGEPTVEETIEILHGLRERYEQHHKLKILDEALEAAAKLSDRYISDRYLPDKAIDLIDEAGSRVRLINSQLPPAAKELDKELREILKQKDDAVRSQDFDQAGELRDREMEIKEQIRNIASTKKNEEDGTDESPFVDEEEIAHIVASWTGVPVNKITESESEKLMHMEDTLHQRIIGQEDAVKATSRAIRRARVGLKNPNRPIASFIFSGPTGVGKTELTKALATYFFGSEDAMIRLDMSEYMERHTVSKLIGSPPGYVGYNEGGQLTEAVRRRPYTVVLFDEIEKAHPDIFNMLLQILEDGRLTDAKGRTVDFKNTLLILTSNIGSKVIEKGGGGLGFEFADDQAESQYNRIRSLVNEELKSYFRPEFLNRLDEIIVFRQLNKDEVKEISELLLKEVFQRLTEKDITLEVTDKFKDRLVDEGYNPSYGARPLRRAIMRLLEDVLAEEILTGRLGEGDSATVDIDEENKVAIIPQKEKIELLPSS encoded by the coding sequence ATGTTTGAACGCTTCACAGAAAAGGCAATAAAAGTAATTATGTTAGCCCAAGAGGAAGCACGCCGCTTGGGTCATAATTTTGTAGGCACAGAACAAATCCTCTTAGGTTTAATCGGAGAGGGAACCGGAGTCGCTGCCAAAGTTCTCAAGTCGATGGGAGTTAATCTTAAAGATGCTCGGATCGAAGTTGAGAAAATTATCGGGCGCGGTTCTGGTTTTGTCGCCGTGGAAATTCCTTTTACTCCCAGAGCTAAAAGAGTTCTGGAATTATCTTTAGAAGAGGCACGCCAGTTAGGTCATAACTATATTGGTACAGAACATCTTCTTTTAGGATTGATTAGAGAAGGAGAAGGAGTTGCAGCGCGAGTCCTCGAAAACCTAGGCGTAGACTTGTCGAAAGTCCGCACTCAAGTAATTAGAATGTTAGGAGAAACTGCCGAAGTGGCTGCTGGTTCTGGTGGCACACCAGGCAGAAACAAAACTCCTACCCTCGATGAATTCGGCTCCAATTTAACCCAAATGGCAGCAGAAGGTAAACTCGATCCTGTTGTGGGTAGACAAAAAGAAATTGAGCGCGTAATTCAAATTTTGGGTCGTCGTACCAAAAATAATCCCGTTCTAATTGGTGAACCTGGGGTGGGTAAAACAGCGATCGCCGAGGGACTGGCACAACGTATTACTAATAGAGATATTCCCGATATTTTAGAAGAAAAACGGGTTGTTACTCTCGATATTGGTTTATTAGTAGCTGGTACAAAGTACCGTGGTGAATTTGAGGAACGCCTCAAGAAAATCATGGACGAAATTCGTCAGGCTGGAAACGTAATTCTGGTAATTGACGAGGTTCATACTTTAATTGGTGCTGGTGCTGCCGAAGGCGCGATCGATGCTGCCAATATCCTCAAGCCAGCCTTGGCGAGGGGAGAATTGCAGTGTATTGGTGCTACTACCATCGACGAATATCGTAAGCATATTGAACGAGATGCTGCCTTAGAACGTCGTTTCCAACCCGTACAGGTTGGTGAACCAACGGTAGAAGAAACCATCGAAATACTCCATGGTTTGCGCGAGCGTTATGAGCAACACCATAAATTAAAAATATTAGATGAAGCATTAGAAGCAGCAGCCAAGCTGTCAGATCGCTATATTAGCGATCGCTATTTACCAGACAAGGCGATCGATTTAATTGATGAAGCAGGTTCTCGCGTCCGCTTAATTAATTCTCAGCTTCCTCCAGCAGCCAAAGAGCTAGACAAGGAACTAAGAGAAATTCTTAAGCAAAAAGACGACGCGGTAAGATCCCAAGACTTCGATCAGGCAGGAGAACTGCGCGATCGCGAAATGGAAATTAAAGAGCAAATTCGCAATATTGCTTCAACCAAGAAAAACGAAGAAGATGGCACAGATGAATCTCCCTTCGTCGATGAAGAGGAAATCGCTCACATTGTCGCTTCTTGGACGGGAGTTCCAGTCAACAAAATCACTGAATCTGAGTCCGAAAAACTAATGCACATGGAGGACACCCTTCATCAGCGCATTATCGGGCAGGAAGATGCGGTTAAAGCTACTTCTCGCGCCATTAGAAGAGCTAGAGTTGGTCTGAAAAATCCTAACCGTCCTATTGCCAGCTTTATCTTCTCTGGTCCGACTGGTGTAGGTAAAACTGAATTAACCAAAGCTTTAGCAACTTACTTCTTTGGTTCGGAAGACGCGATGATTCGCCTTGATATGTCTGAATACATGGAACGCCATACAGTTTCTAAACTGATTGGTTCGCCTCCAGGATATGTCGGCTACAACGAAGGTGGACAGCTAACCGAAGCAGTTCGTCGTCGTCCTTATACAGTCGTGTTATTCGATGAGATTGAAAAAGCACACCCCGATATCTTCAATATGCTCTTGCAGATACTTGAGGATGGTCGCCTAACTGATGCCAAAGGTAGAACAGTAGACTTTAAGAATACCCTCTTAATTTTGACCTCTAACATTGGTTCTAAGGTGATTGAAAAAGGTGGCGGCGGTCTTGGTTTTGAGTTTGCTGACGACCAAGCAGAATCTCAATACAACCGTATCCGTTCTTTGGTTAATGAAGAGCTAAAAAGCTACTTCCGTCCTGAGTTCCTCAATCGTCTTGATGAAATTATTGTCTTCCGTCAGTTAAACAAAGACGAAGTCAAAGAAATCAGCGAACTCTTACTCAAAGAAGTGTTCCAACGCTTAACTGAAAAAGACATTACTCTAGAAGTTACCGACAAATTTAAAGATCGACTTGTAGATGAAGGTTACAATCCTTCCTACGGTGCGCGTCCTTTACGTCGGGCAATTATGCGTCTTCTAGAAGATGTTTTAGCTGAAGAAATACTTACTGGTCGTTTAGGCGAGGGAGATTCTGCAACGGTAGATATCGACGAAGAAAACAAGGTAGCAATCATACCGCAAAAAGAGAAGATTGAATTACTTCCCTCTTCGTAA
- the hflX gene encoding GTPase HflX, with product MDTIYGKYKGLKSSQLKQLKKLYHQKLPGDIIVTTEFAQRLAAISTDINQPVCTYFNRRGQAIRVGVGNANQTQIPPLELPRYGAKRLSGIRCIVTKLKPEPPKESSLTAMVCQRLDALAVLTLTGAGKLKRGGGATGYIQDTYLAHLLPQSAINQTEQEYWSVSKPMNLDALTGQDFLDLVEGLEAEFEREYVAQQVDINHDRVVMVGLQVDKTSEREFEDRLNELVGLVDTAGGEVLETVRQKRSRPHPQTLVGEGKVQEIALRVQTLGANLVAFDRSLSPAQIRNLEAQFGIRVVDRTEIILDIFAQRAQSRAGKLQVELAQLEYMLPRLVGRGQAMSRLGGGIGTRGPGETKLETERRSIQKRIARLQGEVNELQAHRSRMRQQRQKQDVPSIAIVGYTNAGKSTLINALTNSEVYVANQLFATLDPTTRRLSIPDADTGEPRNMLLTDTVGFIQQLPPALVDAFRATLEEVTEADALIHVVDLSHPTWENQIRSVMEILGQMAIAPGPILLVFNKLDQVDSEALAKAQDEFPLALFISASDRLGLETLRQKLSLLVDFAGVGN from the coding sequence ATCGACACTATATACGGTAAATATAAAGGATTAAAATCAAGTCAACTCAAGCAGCTAAAAAAACTTTATCATCAGAAGTTGCCTGGAGATATTATTGTTACGACCGAGTTTGCTCAAAGGTTGGCTGCTATTAGCACAGACATCAATCAACCAGTCTGCACCTATTTTAATCGTCGTGGACAGGCAATTAGAGTCGGCGTAGGGAATGCCAATCAGACACAAATTCCGCCTCTAGAATTGCCTCGTTATGGTGCCAAGCGTCTTTCAGGGATTCGCTGTATTGTCACTAAGCTCAAGCCAGAGCCACCCAAAGAATCTAGCCTGACGGCAATGGTATGTCAAAGGCTAGATGCCTTGGCTGTATTGACCCTAACTGGTGCAGGTAAATTAAAGAGAGGTGGAGGTGCCACTGGCTATATTCAAGATACTTATCTGGCTCATTTGTTACCTCAATCGGCAATAAATCAAACAGAACAAGAGTATTGGTCGGTATCTAAGCCGATGAATTTAGATGCTCTAACTGGACAAGACTTTTTAGATTTAGTCGAAGGCTTAGAGGCTGAATTTGAACGAGAATATGTAGCACAGCAGGTAGATATCAACCACGATCGCGTAGTTATGGTTGGCTTGCAGGTAGACAAAACTTCCGAGCGAGAATTTGAAGATCGCTTAAATGAGCTTGTGGGGCTGGTGGACACCGCAGGGGGAGAAGTTTTAGAAACAGTTCGTCAAAAGCGATCGCGTCCCCATCCTCAAACCTTAGTCGGGGAAGGTAAGGTACAGGAAATTGCCCTGCGGGTGCAAACTTTAGGGGCAAATTTAGTGGCATTTGATCGCTCCCTTTCTCCTGCTCAAATTCGCAATTTAGAGGCTCAATTTGGCATACGGGTGGTCGATCGCACCGAAATTATTCTCGATATCTTTGCTCAACGCGCTCAATCTCGTGCAGGGAAGCTACAGGTGGAGTTAGCGCAACTGGAGTATATGTTACCCCGCCTTGTAGGTAGAGGACAGGCAATGTCTCGTCTAGGGGGCGGTATTGGGACAAGAGGTCCTGGGGAAACCAAGCTAGAAACCGAAAGACGGAGTATTCAAAAGCGAATTGCCCGTTTGCAGGGAGAAGTAAATGAATTACAGGCTCATCGTTCGCGGATGCGCCAACAACGTCAAAAACAAGATGTTCCTAGTATTGCGATCGTTGGTTATACTAATGCGGGTAAATCCACGCTAATTAATGCTTTAACCAACTCTGAAGTGTATGTAGCCAATCAACTATTTGCCACCCTCGATCCTACTACCCGTCGCTTATCTATTCCCGATGCCGATACGGGTGAACCAAGAAATATGCTCTTGACTGATACAGTGGGCTTTATCCAACAGCTACCACCGGCACTAGTAGATGCTTTCCGCGCCACCCTGGAAGAAGTCACCGAGGCCGATGCTTTGATTCATGTTGTGGATTTATCCCATCCTACCTGGGAAAATCAAATCCGTTCGGTGATGGAAATCTTAGGGCAAATGGCGATCGCACCAGGTCCAATATTACTAGTATTCAATAAGTTAGACCAGGTAGATAGTGAGGCTTTAGCTAAGGCACAAGATGAATTTCCCTTGGCTTTATTTATCTCAGCCAGCGATCGCCTGGGACTGGAAACTCTTCGGCAAAAGCTATCTTTATTGGTTGATTTTGCAGGAGTAGGAAATTAA
- a CDS encoding helix-hairpin-helix domain-containing protein — protein MVKIVSRQSLGKQTVYDLGVAQDHNFLLANGMVASNCFNKSHSTAYAYVTYQTAYLKANYPVEYMSALLTASSGNQEKVDKYRENSQKMGIKILPPDINRSQEDFTPLDDHHILFGLSAVKNLGQGAIENILMARSSGEFKSLADFCERVELRTVNRRALETLIYCGAFDLVQSNRRQLINDIDVLTSWAQKRHKEKASGQLNLFDMMNSGGESKSQAAFEQAPSTSKVEDYPLQEKLRLEKEYIGFYISDHPLQAVYQAAQILSPISLSELSEQKAKEKISAVVMLNSVRKITTKKGDRMAFVQMEDITGEAEGTIFPSTYQDLEPLLAEGKQLIVWGKAQQRNDKYQLIIDDAEEIEQVRMIMLEITPEQALDRLKSNYLKRILAEQTQEQNKFKIPVIAAIGQGEQRQFIRFGQKFWVQNESQAMASLQEAGFKVHCTPLVSH, from the coding sequence ATGGTAAAAATTGTCAGTCGTCAATCATTAGGTAAACAAACCGTATACGATCTAGGTGTAGCCCAAGATCATAATTTTTTGCTTGCCAATGGCATGGTGGCATCTAATTGCTTCAATAAATCTCATTCCACTGCTTATGCTTATGTAACTTATCAAACTGCCTACCTCAAAGCCAACTATCCCGTAGAGTATATGTCGGCTTTGCTTACCGCTAGTAGCGGAAATCAGGAGAAAGTTGACAAATATCGGGAAAATTCCCAGAAAATGGGAATCAAGATTTTACCTCCTGATATTAATCGCTCACAAGAAGACTTTACCCCTTTGGATGATCATCATATTCTTTTTGGTTTGTCGGCAGTCAAGAATTTAGGACAGGGTGCGATCGAGAATATTCTGATGGCAAGGAGTAGCGGTGAGTTTAAATCCTTGGCAGATTTTTGTGAGAGAGTAGAATTACGTACTGTTAATCGTCGAGCATTGGAAACTTTAATTTACTGTGGTGCTTTTGATTTAGTACAGTCTAATCGTCGGCAGTTGATTAATGATATTGATGTATTGACATCTTGGGCGCAAAAACGCCACAAAGAAAAAGCCAGTGGTCAACTTAATCTATTTGACATGATGAATAGTGGTGGCGAGTCAAAGTCTCAAGCTGCTTTTGAACAAGCACCTAGCACTTCTAAAGTTGAAGATTATCCGCTACAGGAGAAACTACGTTTAGAAAAAGAATATATTGGTTTTTATATTAGCGATCATCCCCTCCAGGCAGTTTACCAAGCAGCACAAATTCTATCTCCTATAAGTCTAAGCGAATTATCGGAACAAAAAGCAAAAGAAAAAATTAGTGCAGTAGTCATGTTAAATTCTGTCCGCAAAATTACAACTAAAAAAGGCGATCGCATGGCTTTTGTACAGATGGAAGACATTACAGGGGAAGCAGAGGGAACAATTTTTCCCAGTACTTACCAGGATTTAGAACCCTTATTAGCAGAAGGTAAGCAATTAATTGTTTGGGGGAAAGCACAACAGCGAAATGATAAATATCAGCTAATTATTGATGATGCTGAAGAAATAGAACAAGTTAGAATGATTATGTTAGAAATTACTCCAGAGCAGGCTTTAGATCGGCTAAAAAGTAATTATTTAAAAAGAATCTTAGCAGAACAGACTCAAGAACAAAATAAGTTTAAAATCCCTGTAATTGCTGCGATCGGTCAAGGAGAACAAAGGCAGTTTATTCGCTTTGGACAGAAATTTTGGGTGCAAAATGAATCCCAAGCTATGGCATCTTTACAAGAGGCAGGGTTCAAAGTTCACTGTACGCCCTTAGTTTCTCATTAA
- a CDS encoding FHA domain-containing protein, which produces MADKKPKLTLVKLNKADLAKGRHVLIVESPESRRAVSLNVNVFSVGRHPNNDLVINDALASRHHATVAWMRYSEGGDKSDYSYWIIDGKGKRQRSRNGISINGSKKSLHRLVSGDIIHIGNSIKIAYSYITYSTDSSQFLRYCDEEKAAYKPINPIDKSSKETVVIENTIMKE; this is translated from the coding sequence ATGGCTGATAAAAAACCCAAACTTACTTTAGTCAAGTTAAATAAAGCCGATTTAGCAAAAGGCAGACACGTTTTAATTGTCGAGTCTCCAGAATCGAGAAGGGCTGTCTCTCTCAACGTCAATGTATTTTCTGTAGGTCGTCACCCTAATAATGATCTAGTAATCAATGATGCCTTAGCATCAAGACATCATGCTACTGTGGCTTGGATGAGATATTCAGAGGGAGGAGACAAAAGCGACTACTCATACTGGATTATTGATGGTAAAGGCAAAAGACAAAGAAGCCGTAACGGTATTTCGATTAATGGCAGCAAGAAATCTCTACACCGACTAGTTTCTGGAGATATTATTCACATTGGTAACAGCATCAAAATTGCCTATAGCTATATTACATATTCTACAGATAGCAGCCAATTTTTACGCTATTGTGATGAAGAAAAAGCAGCCTATAAACCGATTAACCCTATTGATAAATCATCTAAAGAAACGGTAGTTATTGAAAACACTATTATGAAAGAATAG
- a CDS encoding ATP-binding protein has translation MKVLRTIKIKVPSNLQSLDKVLAEFNQIYQDFIPLRDWLQCRLALAEGFTNAVRHAHKNLPPDVSIRIEVFLSQTDIKIKIWDYGSAFDLQNFIAENAQKNNDWLGSGRGIPIMNKICDRLNYYRTEKQENCLLIVKLFDNHQPDNNSNSQDTN, from the coding sequence TTGAAAGTCTTACGAACTATTAAAATCAAAGTCCCTAGCAATTTACAATCACTTGATAAAGTGTTAGCTGAATTCAATCAAATCTATCAGGATTTTATTCCCCTTCGAGATTGGCTACAGTGTAGATTAGCTTTGGCTGAAGGATTCACTAATGCAGTGCGACACGCTCACAAAAATTTACCCCCAGATGTCTCGATTAGAATCGAAGTATTTCTCAGTCAAACAGACATAAAAATTAAAATATGGGATTATGGTTCTGCTTTTGATCTACAGAATTTTATTGCCGAAAATGCTCAAAAAAATAATGATTGGCTTGGAAGTGGTCGTGGAATTCCGATTATGAACAAAATTTGCGATCGCCTAAATTATTACCGCACAGAAAAACAGGAAAATTGCTTACTGATTGTCAAACTCTTTGACAATCATCAACCTGATAATAATTCTAATTCGCAGGACACTAACTAA
- a CDS encoding PP2C family protein-serine/threonine phosphatase translates to MAQILIIDDDFTTQLLLERTLSMQGYDITLASDGEEGLIKAKTIRPALIICDWIMPRKNGLEVCSQIKSTPELSTTFFILLTSLDSVEDRVKGLDAGADDFLCKPIEMNELKARVRAGLRLHQLSKDLQIQKQLLEAELAEAAEYVSTILPEPLHHPSLSIDVCFIPSRQLGGDSFDYFWLDDRHLVFYLLDVSGHGLRASLPSLAVVNLLRSRGLSNVDYYQPDSVLKGLNQAFQMSDRNDKYFTIWYGVYDRQNRSLTYSSAGHPPAILLTPSLRATEQRLKTPGVPVGMFPNIQYVNASCQIEAHSSLYIFSDGIYEVEQQFNSHWGLDRLINLLKKYQQTPERDLKRLLQYVRSWHPNFQFEDDLSILQIDFS, encoded by the coding sequence ATGGCTCAAATTCTGATTATTGACGATGATTTTACAACTCAACTACTTTTAGAGAGAACTCTTAGTATGCAGGGTTATGATATCACCTTGGCAAGTGATGGTGAAGAAGGACTAATCAAAGCCAAAACAATTCGTCCTGCCCTAATTATTTGTGATTGGATTATGCCTCGCAAAAACGGTTTAGAGGTGTGTAGTCAAATAAAATCTACTCCTGAATTGTCCACTACCTTTTTTATTCTGCTTACATCTCTAGATTCAGTAGAAGATCGAGTTAAAGGTTTGGATGCTGGGGCAGATGATTTTTTATGTAAGCCAATCGAGATGAATGAGCTAAAAGCCAGAGTTAGAGCAGGATTGCGTCTACATCAACTAAGCAAAGATCTCCAAATTCAAAAACAGCTACTAGAAGCTGAATTAGCTGAAGCAGCCGAGTATGTTAGTACTATATTACCAGAGCCTCTCCATCATCCGTCTTTAAGTATTGATGTGTGTTTTATTCCTTCACGACAATTGGGAGGAGATAGTTTTGATTATTTTTGGTTAGACGATCGCCATTTGGTCTTTTATCTTTTAGACGTTTCAGGACATGGCTTGAGGGCTTCTTTGCCTTCTTTGGCGGTAGTCAACCTACTGAGATCCCGTGGATTGAGCAACGTCGATTATTATCAACCAGACTCAGTGTTAAAAGGCTTGAACCAGGCTTTTCAGATGAGCGATCGCAACGATAAATATTTTACTATCTGGTATGGTGTTTATGATCGCCAAAACCGTAGCTTAACTTACTCTAGTGCTGGGCATCCTCCTGCAATTTTACTAACCCCAAGCTTGAGAGCTACAGAGCAGCGTCTGAAGACTCCAGGAGTACCTGTAGGGATGTTTCCTAATATTCAGTATGTAAATGCTTCGTGCCAAATTGAGGCACACTCTAGCCTGTACATATTTAGCGATGGAATTTATGAAGTTGAACAACAGTTTAATTCCCATTGGGGTTTAGATCGATTAATTAATTTACTCAAAAAATATCAGCAGACACCCGAACGAGATTTAAAACGTTTACTACAGTACGTTAGAAGTTGGCATCCTAATTTTCAATTTGAAGATGATTTATCCATTTTACAAATAGATTTTTCTTAA
- a CDS encoding M48 family metallopeptidase, translating to MFQQYFSFSNRFYRRLALGSITFIITVGIGLGNVQPSYAISWLELMIRGVQIVQISNISNAQEEEIGKGINQELISSGQVKLYRNSSINSYINEIGQQLAKTSQRPNIPYTFQVVDDNNINAFATMGGYVYVNKGLIATADNEAELASVIGHEIGHIAARHAIQKMRDRAISQGLLSAAGVDRNNAIQIGVELAVSRPNSRADELQADHLGLEDITKANYAPAGMLGFMQKLLSKGGSPPTFLSTHPATSDRLKILQQDINPQTANVGNGLDNQAYKNRIRSLYVN from the coding sequence ATGTTCCAGCAATATTTTAGCTTTTCTAATCGTTTTTATCGTCGTTTAGCCTTAGGTTCAATTACTTTTATAATTACCGTTGGTATTGGCTTGGGAAATGTTCAACCTAGCTATGCTATTTCCTGGCTAGAGCTAATGATTCGGGGAGTGCAAATAGTTCAGATATCAAATATTTCTAATGCTCAAGAGGAAGAGATAGGTAAAGGCATCAATCAAGAGCTAATAAGTTCTGGTCAAGTCAAACTATACCGCAACTCCTCAATCAACAGCTATATAAATGAGATTGGACAGCAACTAGCTAAAACTAGCCAACGTCCAAATATTCCCTACACTTTCCAAGTAGTTGATGATAACAACATTAATGCCTTCGCGACGATGGGTGGCTATGTATACGTCAATAAGGGCTTGATAGCAACAGCAGATAATGAGGCAGAATTAGCCAGCGTCATTGGTCATGAAATTGGTCATATTGCTGCTCGTCATGCTATACAAAAAATGCGCGATCGCGCAATTTCTCAGGGGTTGCTTTCCGCAGCAGGAGTAGACCGCAACAATGCTATTCAAATTGGGGTAGAATTAGCCGTTAGTCGTCCTAATAGTCGTGCTGACGAGCTACAGGCAGATCACTTAGGGCTAGAAGATATAACTAAGGCTAACTACGCCCCCGCAGGTATGTTAGGCTTTATGCAGAAGTTGTTAAGCAAAGGTGGCTCTCCTCCTACTTTTTTAAGTACTCATCCTGCTACCTCAGATCGCCTTAAAATTTTGCAGCAAGACATTAATCCTCAAACCGCCAATGTCGGCAATGGTTTAGACAATCAAGCATATAAAAATCGTATTCGTTCCCTGTATGTTAATTGA
- a CDS encoding bifunctional 4-hydroxy-2-oxoglutarate aldolase/2-dehydro-3-deoxy-phosphogluconate aldolase: protein MLDQWLQVLEQNRAIAIIRCPQISLAYKMAVAVAAGGMNLIEIAWNSESEGKVDQSSEDLITQLRTELPDCTIGAGTILNSEQLQAAVNAGAQFAFSPYFSQELLDVSQSRYQIPFVPGVFSPTEIVNAWQSGAKAVKVFPIKSLGGAEYIRCLQGPLSQIPLIPTGGITLENASKMIEAGAIAVGISSSLFPTQAIANRDWSSISLRTKYLLDKLQGIKK from the coding sequence ATGTTGGATCAATGGTTACAAGTTTTAGAGCAAAATAGAGCGATCGCCATAATTCGTTGTCCTCAAATAAGCCTCGCTTACAAAATGGCAGTAGCAGTAGCAGCAGGAGGAATGAACCTAATAGAAATTGCCTGGAATAGCGAATCAGAGGGCAAAGTTGACCAAAGTTCTGAAGATTTAATTACTCAGTTACGAACAGAATTACCCGACTGTACTATTGGTGCAGGAACAATTCTCAACTCAGAGCAATTACAGGCTGCGGTCAACGCTGGAGCGCAATTTGCTTTCTCTCCTTATTTTAGTCAAGAGTTGCTTGATGTTTCTCAGTCTCGTTATCAAATACCCTTTGTGCCTGGAGTCTTTTCGCCAACGGAAATAGTCAATGCTTGGCAAAGTGGTGCTAAGGCGGTTAAGGTTTTTCCAATCAAATCCCTTGGTGGTGCAGAATATATTAGATGTCTGCAAGGTCCATTAAGTCAGATTCCCTTAATTCCTACTGGCGGCATAACCCTAGAAAATGCTTCAAAAATGATTGAAGCAGGAGCGATCGCCGTAGGGATTTCTAGTAGTCTTTTTCCCACCCAGGCGATCGCCAATCGAGACTGGTCAAGTATTTCTCTCAGGACTAAATATTTACTTGATAAATTACAGGGTATTAAAAAATAA
- the psb30 gene encoding photosystem II reaction center protein Ycf12/Psb30, whose translation MDFVTNLFSVFGNINFTVIFQLLCLALIVISGPVVIFLLALRGGDL comes from the coding sequence ATGGACTTTGTAACCAACCTTTTTAGTGTTTTTGGTAATATCAACTTTACTGTAATCTTTCAACTGCTTTGTCTAGCTTTGATTGTGATCTCTGGACCTGTAGTGATATTTTTATTAGCATTGCGTGGTGGCGATCTTTAA
- a CDS encoding COP23 domain-containing protein yields MKTKYLSALMVMGVMSSVSIPAIAESSDAPKFKFSCKVIKGIPTTLAQAVASKATQPIFHWKSDATAFKSSATPQQLCNNVSTQLEEYSASGYDLSQISFVGTEEKGIPLICANTSGGLDCSKVLVTLSAANNPAGVASEVVDSILDKDLQPKVIKSNVRGVQSTSYQVNFWSLLGLGLDHKFLSK; encoded by the coding sequence ATGAAAACTAAATATTTATCGGCGTTGATGGTAATGGGAGTGATGTCATCAGTCAGCATACCTGCGATCGCCGAATCATCAGATGCTCCTAAATTCAAATTTTCCTGCAAAGTAATTAAAGGAATACCTACTACCCTAGCACAAGCTGTTGCTAGCAAAGCTACTCAGCCGATCTTTCACTGGAAGAGTGATGCAACTGCCTTTAAATCTTCGGCTACTCCCCAACAATTATGTAACAATGTTTCTACCCAGCTAGAAGAATATTCTGCAAGTGGTTACGATTTATCACAAATCAGCTTTGTTGGCACGGAAGAAAAAGGAATTCCCTTGATTTGCGCCAATACTTCAGGTGGATTAGATTGCAGCAAAGTTTTGGTAACTTTGAGTGCTGCTAATAATCCTGCTGGTGTAGCTAGCGAAGTTGTGGACTCTATCTTAGATAAAGATCTACAGCCAAAAGTAATCAAATCTAATGTCAGAGGTGTACAGTCTACATCCTACCAGGTTAATTTTTGGAGTTTGTTAGGTTTAGGGCTAGACCATAAGTTTCTTAGTAAGTAA
- a CDS encoding TerD family protein, protein MTINLSKGERISLEKVSPGLKEIFIGLGWDINPTDTGGDFDIDASIFLLDSSEKLISDKHFIFYNNLSSPDSEKSVQQRGDNRTGAGEGDDEIIDMKLKTVPPEVDKVAIAVTIHEADKRQQNFGQVSNAFVRIVNYENEEEIIRYDLTEDFSVETALIMAEMYRKDGEWRMNAVGAGYEGGLQALVERYQK, encoded by the coding sequence ATGACAATTAATTTGAGTAAAGGAGAAAGAATCTCCTTAGAAAAAGTTTCTCCAGGACTAAAAGAAATTTTTATCGGCTTAGGCTGGGATATCAATCCGACTGATACTGGTGGTGATTTTGATATTGATGCGTCAATCTTCCTCTTAGACAGTAGTGAAAAGCTGATCTCTGATAAACACTTCATTTTTTACAATAACCTTTCTAGTCCAGACTCAGAAAAGTCTGTGCAGCAAAGGGGCGATAATCGAACTGGCGCAGGGGAAGGAGATGATGAAATCATTGACATGAAGCTGAAGACTGTTCCTCCAGAAGTTGATAAAGTTGCGATCGCTGTAACCATTCATGAAGCGGATAAACGTCAGCAAAACTTTGGTCAGGTAAGTAACGCCTTTGTACGTATTGTAAACTATGAAAACGAAGAGGAAATCATTCGCTACGATTTGACTGAAGATTTTTCTGTGGAAACAGCCTTAATTATGGCAGAAATGTACCGTAAAGACGGCGAATGGCGTATGAATGCCGTTGGTGCAGGATATGAAGGCGGATTACAAGCTTTAGTAGAAAGATATCAAAAGTAG